A single window of Paludibacter jiangxiensis DNA harbors:
- a CDS encoding glycosyltransferase, with translation MNILASLQRLTAIDYCLMAVLLVVFGIQIYYYSYHFASIIKYRKKRDNGIVPFVENLPPVSVIICAKNESENLRQFLPAILEQDYPCFEVIVVNDGSTDETSDLLQELSLTYPNLYRTFVPENANIRSTKKLGLTIGIKAAKFDVLLFTDADCKPASNKWIENMARNFTQSTEFVLGYGAYMQENGFMSRMISFDTLFIGMQSLGYALNGHPYMGVGRNMAYRKETFVRMKGFSKSLGIQSGDDDLFVNNGANEYNTRVEISAESVTWSVPKSTYRSWFRQKERHLSTSSFYKADGLLRIGVEVASRGLFYALICAIAILSPWTFGVVAGIVFLMRYSVQLIVVNKVAKQFNERKFYFSLLMFDVVLPLISLYIKIFSKKSIFKWK, from the coding sequence ATGAATATTTTAGCCTCTCTACAACGTTTGACGGCAATCGACTATTGTTTGATGGCCGTTTTGTTGGTAGTGTTTGGAATACAGATTTACTATTATAGTTATCACTTCGCATCTATTATTAAATACAGGAAGAAAAGAGACAACGGCATTGTTCCGTTTGTAGAGAATCTTCCTCCTGTGTCTGTGATTATTTGTGCTAAGAACGAGTCGGAGAACCTGCGTCAGTTTCTTCCTGCGATCCTCGAACAGGATTATCCCTGCTTTGAGGTGATTGTTGTAAATGACGGCTCGACCGACGAAACTTCCGATTTGCTTCAGGAACTAAGCCTTACATATCCGAATCTCTATCGCACTTTTGTTCCGGAGAATGCCAATATTCGCAGTACCAAAAAGCTAGGGCTGACCATTGGAATTAAGGCGGCCAAGTTTGATGTACTGTTGTTTACTGATGCAGATTGCAAACCTGCCAGCAACAAGTGGATCGAAAATATGGCCCGCAATTTTACTCAAAGTACCGAATTTGTACTGGGTTATGGAGCATATATGCAGGAAAATGGTTTCATGAGTCGTATGATCTCTTTTGATACACTTTTTATCGGCATGCAATCTCTGGGGTATGCTCTCAATGGTCATCCATACATGGGTGTGGGACGGAATATGGCGTACCGGAAGGAAACTTTTGTGCGGATGAAAGGCTTTTCCAAATCACTTGGCATTCAGTCTGGTGACGACGATCTGTTTGTGAATAATGGGGCCAATGAATACAATACCCGTGTAGAAATATCGGCTGAAAGTGTTACATGGTCGGTTCCGAAGTCTACTTACAGGAGTTGGTTCCGGCAGAAAGAAAGACATTTATCGACATCGTCTTTCTATAAAGCGGATGGTTTGTTGCGTATTGGAGTTGAAGTGGCCTCACGGGGATTGTTTTATGCCTTGATTTGTGCAATAGCGATTTTGTCTCCCTGGACATTTGGAGTTGTCGCCGGTATTGTTTTCTTGATGCGTTATTCTGTACAACTGATTGTTGTCAATAAAGTTGCCAAGCAGTTTAATGAACGGAAATTCTATTTTTCTCTGCTGATGTTTGATGTTGTGTTGCCTCTGATAAGCCTTTACATCAAGATCTTTAGCAAGAAGAGTATTTTTAAGTGGAAATAA
- a CDS encoding zinc ribbon domain-containing protein, which produces MKNHKFCQSCGMPFREDPNGGGTNADGTKSAAYCSYCYQNGSFTFNGTLKEFKEHCRQKMIEKGISKFIAWLFTRGIGRLDRWKK; this is translated from the coding sequence ATGAAAAACCATAAATTTTGCCAGAGTTGCGGCATGCCGTTTAGGGAAGACCCGAATGGAGGTGGAACCAATGCTGATGGTACAAAGAGCGCTGCTTATTGTAGTTATTGCTATCAAAATGGAAGCTTTACTTTTAATGGCACACTGAAGGAATTTAAGGAACATTGCCGGCAAAAGATGATTGAAAAAGGTATTTCAAAATTTATTGCATGGCTGTTTACCCGTGGAATTGGTCGTTTGGATCGATGGAAAAAATAA
- a CDS encoding YitT family protein, translating to MKAICGRNYRLLSVVFFTEIIMDKTEITSQNELNVSEPPVFVPDSKGTIWLHVKDIVLIVAGIFSAAFGLKGFLLTNHFIDGGVTGISLLISAVTGLPFALLIFFISIPFMILAYQVNGKLFAVKTALAITGLSLCLATVSFPDVTKDNLLVAVFGGIFLGAGIGLAVRGGAVIDGTEVLAVYLSRKLRTTMGDIIVVINVLIFSLAAYFLSVEIALYSMITYVSASKALDFLVEGLEEYIGVTIVSKRSEEVRQMIIDVMGRGVTLYCGKRGYGKHGETQSVDIVYTVITRLELAKLNTEVEKIEPDAFIVMNRVKDTKGGVIKKRPLH from the coding sequence ATGAAAGCAATCTGTGGCAGAAACTACAGATTGCTTTCTGTTGTGTTTTTTACAGAAATCATTATGGATAAAACAGAAATTACATCTCAGAATGAACTAAACGTTTCTGAACCACCTGTGTTTGTGCCCGATTCGAAAGGGACAATCTGGTTGCATGTGAAAGATATCGTTTTGATTGTTGCCGGCATATTTTCGGCAGCATTCGGGCTGAAAGGCTTTTTGCTGACGAATCATTTTATAGACGGTGGTGTGACGGGGATATCGCTTTTGATATCGGCCGTTACGGGATTGCCATTCGCTCTGTTGATTTTCTTTATCAGTATTCCCTTCATGATACTGGCTTATCAGGTCAACGGTAAATTGTTTGCTGTAAAAACGGCATTGGCTATTACCGGGTTGTCGTTGTGTCTGGCGACAGTCTCTTTTCCTGACGTAACGAAAGATAACTTGCTGGTTGCTGTTTTTGGCGGAATCTTTCTGGGAGCCGGTATTGGCTTGGCCGTGAGGGGAGGTGCTGTGATCGATGGGACGGAGGTTCTGGCCGTTTATCTGAGTCGCAAATTGAGGACAACCATGGGGGATATTATTGTCGTAATCAATGTGTTGATTTTTTCGCTGGCAGCTTATTTTTTGTCTGTGGAAATTGCTCTTTATTCGATGATTACTTATGTGTCGGCTTCAAAGGCGCTCGATTTTCTGGTAGAAGGGCTGGAAGAATATATCGGGGTTACTATCGTGTCGAAACGAAGTGAAGAAGTCCGACAGATGATTATTGATGTGATGGGGCGTGGAGTGACGCTCTATTGCGGTAAGAGGGGATATGGCAAACACGGTGAAACTCAGAGTGTGGACATTGTATACACGGTAATTACCCGCCTCGAACTGGCAAAACTGAATACAGAAGTCGAGAAGATAGAGCCGGATGCGTTCATTGTTATGAACCGGGTAAAAGATACGAAAGGTGGTGTCATTAAAAAACGACCTCTTCACTGA
- a CDS encoding GSCFA domain-containing protein has translation MKLITEISIPSPLISVTYDRPLLTMGSCFAENMGERLRQYGFDSDVNPFGILYNPLSIASSLERLMSGKLFTEAELFQYNGLWHSYAHHGSFSAVAIGETLEKINASLVTAAERLADYGILLVTFGTAWVYRKNDSENVVANCHKVPEKYFTRSRLSVEDITSLWIPLLQRLKQLNPNLRVLFTVSPIRHWKDGAHENQLSKAALLLAIEQLKDSCDIAYFPAYELMMDELRDYRFYAADMLHPSDLAIDYIWERFVASCFDKSTRETMREVEQINRAMSHRPLNPDSEEYLRFRKQTLLRKADLLQRFPHLRLD, from the coding sequence ATGAAACTGATTACCGAAATATCAATCCCGTCTCCGTTAATATCCGTCACCTATGACAGGCCGTTGCTTACTATGGGTTCGTGTTTTGCAGAGAACATGGGAGAGCGGTTGCGGCAATACGGTTTTGATAGCGATGTAAATCCGTTTGGGATTTTGTATAATCCGCTCTCTATAGCTTCTTCTCTTGAACGTTTGATGAGCGGCAAACTGTTTACGGAAGCAGAGTTGTTTCAGTATAATGGCTTGTGGCACAGTTATGCGCATCATGGTAGTTTTTCAGCTGTGGCAATCGGCGAAACTTTGGAAAAGATAAATGCAAGTTTGGTGACGGCTGCGGAGCGTTTAGCTGATTATGGCATTTTGCTGGTGACGTTTGGTACTGCATGGGTCTATCGCAAAAATGATAGTGAAAATGTAGTGGCTAATTGTCATAAGGTGCCGGAAAAATACTTCACGCGTTCCCGCTTGTCGGTTGAGGATATAACTTCCCTCTGGATTCCTCTTTTGCAAAGATTGAAGCAACTTAATCCTAATCTTAGAGTCCTTTTTACCGTGAGTCCGATTCGTCACTGGAAAGACGGCGCTCATGAAAATCAATTGAGCAAAGCTGCTCTGTTGTTGGCTATTGAGCAGTTGAAAGATAGTTGTGACATTGCTTATTTCCCGGCATACGAACTGATGATGGATGAATTGCGGGATTATCGCTTCTATGCGGCAGATATGCTTCATCCTTCCGATTTAGCTATTGATTATATCTGGGAACGTTTTGTTGCCAGTTGCTTTGATAAATCTACCCGTGAAACCATGCGGGAAGTAGAACAGATTAACAGAGCGATGTCTCACCGTCCTCTTAATCCTGATTCGGAAGAATACTTGCGTTTCCGAAAGCAAACCTTGCTCCGCAAGGCCGATTTATTGCAACGTTTTCCTCATTTACGGTTGGATTGA
- a CDS encoding aminoacyl-histidine dipeptidase has translation MSVFNDLEPKLLWSFFDEIRQVPRPSKKEGKIIAYLKAIGEKLGVETTVDSAGNVVMRKGATAGKEKSPAVILQAHVDMVCEKNSDVTHDFENDPIDIFIEDNWLKAKGTTLGADNGIGIAAALAVLASDTIEHGPIECLFTVDEETGLTGAAALSATALKGSVLLNLDSEEDGEIFIGCAGGIDTVATLAYTPVMAPKNYFWATISVKGLKGGHSGDDIEKGLGNANKILNRFLWQQARKTELRLADFNGGNLRNAIAREAHALIGIPFDQKEQLRIDFNHYITDVEGELLLKEPGICLELESEEAPTTVVDKKTSDLLLNALYACPHGVIRMSDELPGLVETSTNLASVKFDGNNNIVITTSQRSSIESAKHNVAAMVNSVFTLAGALVKHGEGYPGWKPNPNSPVVKVTVDAYERLFGDVPHVRAIHAGLECGLFLEKYPHWDMVSFGPTIRGAHSPFERLDIEATQKFWKLLVDVLKTI, from the coding sequence ATGTCAGTATTTAATGATTTAGAACCGAAGCTTCTTTGGAGCTTCTTTGATGAAATTCGTCAGGTGCCTCGTCCTTCAAAAAAAGAGGGTAAAATTATAGCCTATTTGAAGGCGATCGGCGAAAAGTTGGGTGTTGAAACAACGGTTGATTCTGCCGGGAACGTGGTGATGCGTAAAGGTGCAACTGCCGGCAAAGAGAAATCACCGGCTGTGATTCTGCAAGCACATGTTGATATGGTTTGTGAGAAAAACAGCGACGTGACCCATGATTTCGAGAATGATCCGATCGATATTTTTATTGAAGATAATTGGTTGAAAGCCAAAGGGACCACTCTGGGTGCGGATAATGGAATTGGAATCGCGGCTGCATTGGCGGTATTGGCTTCGGATACTATAGAACATGGCCCGATTGAATGTCTGTTCACCGTTGACGAAGAGACCGGACTTACAGGAGCTGCGGCGTTAAGTGCCACTGCATTGAAAGGAAGTGTACTGCTTAATCTTGACTCCGAAGAAGATGGCGAGATATTTATCGGTTGTGCCGGAGGTATCGACACGGTGGCAACTTTGGCATACACACCTGTAATGGCTCCAAAGAACTATTTTTGGGCTACTATAAGTGTGAAAGGATTGAAAGGCGGGCACTCCGGAGACGATATTGAAAAAGGCCTGGGAAATGCTAATAAAATACTTAATCGTTTTTTGTGGCAACAAGCGCGTAAAACTGAGTTGCGCCTGGCTGACTTTAACGGTGGTAATCTTCGTAACGCTATTGCACGCGAAGCTCATGCGCTGATTGGAATTCCATTTGATCAGAAAGAGCAGCTGAGAATTGATTTTAACCATTATATTACCGATGTAGAAGGAGAGCTTTTGTTGAAAGAGCCAGGCATCTGTTTAGAACTGGAGTCCGAAGAAGCACCGACCACGGTTGTCGATAAGAAAACCAGTGATTTACTGCTTAATGCCTTGTATGCCTGCCCTCACGGCGTTATCCGTATGAGTGATGAGCTTCCGGGTTTGGTGGAGACTTCCACAAATCTTGCTTCTGTGAAGTTTGACGGCAATAATAATATTGTTATTACAACCAGTCAACGCAGTTCTATCGAATCGGCAAAACACAATGTGGCGGCTATGGTTAATAGCGTGTTTACGCTGGCGGGAGCCTTGGTTAAGCATGGTGAAGGATATCCTGGTTGGAAACCGAATCCCAATTCTCCGGTAGTGAAAGTTACTGTCGATGCTTACGAACGTCTTTTTGGGGATGTGCCTCACGTAAGAGCAATTCATGCAGGTTTGGAATGCGGATTGTTCCTTGAAAAATATCCTCATTGGGACATGGTCTCTTTCGGACCTACCATCCGCGGCGCTCACTCTCCGTTCGAACGTCTCGATATTGAAGCAACACAGAAGTTCTGGAAGTTGCTGGTCGACGTGCTGAAAACGATATAA
- a CDS encoding DUF3124 domain-containing protein — protein MRNISLFFLAAFVILSCSKKGDSGRVHSVNWEARVVGQKDISKLVQGSTYLPVYSSIYQLHENKTYDLTVTASIRNISPADTVYLQKANYYGTDGRLVRKYLQHPVYIKPLETLEIVIYEKDRAGGTGGNFVFDWAAKSEQKAPLFEAVMISTSGQQGLSFLTRGVRIER, from the coding sequence ATGAGAAATATCAGTTTGTTCTTTCTGGCTGCTTTTGTGATTCTGTCATGTTCAAAAAAAGGAGATTCAGGAAGGGTGCATTCTGTTAATTGGGAAGCTCGCGTAGTTGGCCAAAAGGATATTTCAAAGTTAGTTCAGGGAAGTACATACCTGCCGGTTTATTCTTCAATATATCAATTACACGAAAATAAAACGTACGATCTGACCGTCACGGCAAGTATTCGTAATATTTCTCCGGCGGATACGGTTTATCTTCAAAAGGCTAACTATTACGGAACCGATGGACGATTGGTGCGTAAATATCTGCAACATCCGGTTTATATCAAACCGCTTGAAACGCTCGAAATTGTTATTTATGAAAAAGATCGGGCAGGAGGTACCGGAGGTAATTTTGTGTTCGACTGGGCTGCAAAAAGTGAGCAGAAAGCTCCTCTTTTCGAGGCTGTTATGATTTCGACTTCCGGACAGCAGGGACTCTCGTTTCTGACCCGGGGTGTGAGAATTGAGCGATAG
- the lysA gene encoding diaminopimelate decarboxylase, with translation MVKGSFPVDKLRVVETPFYFYDLQLLKQNLEAAKTEAERYGYHVHYAVKANANDRILETIAKAGFGADCVSGGEVEASIKAGFPAGKVVFAGVGKADWEINLGLDNDIFCFNAESIPELEVIDELAAAKGKKARVALRINPNVDAHTHHYITTGLNENKFGFNMEDMSKVVDLLKTLTNVELVGIHFHIGSQITDMCPFQNLCVRVNEIQDFFEQKGFKLEHVNVGGGLGINYQHPNHVPISDFEAYFKVFHNHLQLRPRQQLHFELGRAMVASCGSLITKVLYVKEGTTKKFAIVDAGMTDLIRPALYQAYHHIENITSDEPFEPYDVVGPICESSDTFGTARMLNGTKRGDLIALRSAGAYGEIMASRYNLRKLPGVYYSDQD, from the coding sequence ATGGTAAAAGGATCTTTTCCTGTCGATAAACTGAGGGTGGTTGAAACACCCTTTTATTTTTATGATCTGCAGTTGTTGAAGCAGAACCTTGAGGCTGCCAAAACAGAAGCCGAACGCTATGGCTATCATGTTCATTATGCGGTGAAAGCAAATGCTAACGACCGTATTCTCGAAACTATAGCTAAGGCCGGTTTCGGTGCAGATTGTGTGAGTGGTGGAGAAGTGGAAGCTTCTATCAAAGCCGGTTTTCCTGCAGGCAAAGTGGTATTTGCCGGAGTCGGTAAAGCCGACTGGGAAATCAACCTCGGACTTGACAACGATATTTTCTGTTTCAATGCAGAATCGATTCCCGAACTGGAAGTGATTGACGAACTGGCCGCCGCCAAAGGCAAGAAAGCCCGTGTGGCTCTGCGTATCAATCCGAATGTGGATGCTCATACTCACCACTATATCACTACCGGCCTGAACGAAAATAAGTTCGGCTTCAATATGGAGGATATGAGCAAGGTGGTGGATTTGCTTAAAACTCTTACCAATGTAGAACTGGTTGGAATTCATTTTCATATCGGTTCTCAAATCACGGATATGTGTCCGTTTCAGAACCTCTGCGTTCGGGTGAATGAAATTCAGGATTTCTTCGAACAAAAAGGGTTCAAACTGGAGCACGTCAATGTTGGAGGAGGATTGGGAATTAATTACCAACATCCTAACCATGTTCCTATTTCTGATTTTGAGGCATACTTCAAGGTGTTTCATAATCATCTGCAATTGCGCCCCCGTCAACAGCTTCACTTCGAGCTGGGACGTGCCATGGTGGCTTCTTGCGGTAGCCTGATCACTAAGGTGCTCTATGTGAAAGAAGGAACTACCAAAAAATTCGCGATTGTGGATGCCGGTATGACCGACCTGATTCGTCCTGCTCTTTATCAGGCATATCACCATATCGAAAATATTACATCCGACGAGCCATTTGAACCGTATGATGTTGTGGGCCCGATTTGCGAATCGTCCGATACATTTGGAACAGCACGTATGCTCAACGGAACAAAACGCGGAGATTTGATTGCTCTTCGTTCTGCAGGTGCATATGGCGAAATTATGGCATCCCGCTATAACCTGAGAAAATTGCCCGGAGTTTATTATTCCGATCAGGATTGA